One genomic region from Streptomyces sp. NBC_01304 encodes:
- a CDS encoding acyl-CoA dehydrogenase family protein: MSELFLTDSHLQLRDEVRTFAEEVVAPQVADMEASQDIEYELARQIARRGWVGATIGKKHGGMAAGHLAKTLIISELSRVSAAMGAMVQASQLGTAKILHFGSHEQKDTLLPRIAAGMCLPTIAVTEEGSGSHVLGMQMTAERDGDSYVLNGSKVFVGNSHIGDLHGVVARTGEGSRGLTAFLVESERPGLTLPEHRRTLGLHGFSFGELQFADCRIPASSRLGDEGQGVEVAYSSSVLYGRANLTAVALGIHEAILEQTTRFTEDRIRYGQALHQLPTIKLKVGQIQSRLMTARLAAYHAAHLLDAGEPCDADLMNAKLINTESALDSARAAMEIHAAAGLMTDSPLERYLRDAFHIFAPAGTSDIQLLRLAEVALGQAKSPWSQRLSAAKTPALT, encoded by the coding sequence GTGTCCGAGTTGTTCCTGACCGACAGCCACCTGCAGCTCCGTGACGAGGTGCGTACGTTCGCCGAGGAGGTTGTCGCACCCCAAGTCGCGGACATGGAGGCCAGCCAGGACATCGAGTACGAACTGGCCCGCCAGATCGCCCGGCGCGGCTGGGTCGGCGCCACCATCGGCAAGAAGCACGGCGGGATGGCCGCCGGCCACCTCGCCAAGACCCTCATCATCTCGGAGCTCTCCCGGGTCAGTGCCGCGATGGGCGCGATGGTGCAGGCCTCCCAGCTCGGCACGGCGAAGATTCTCCATTTCGGGAGCCACGAGCAGAAGGACACCTTGCTGCCGCGGATCGCCGCCGGAATGTGCCTGCCCACGATCGCGGTCACCGAGGAAGGATCTGGCAGCCACGTCCTCGGCATGCAGATGACCGCCGAACGCGACGGTGACTCTTACGTCCTCAACGGTTCCAAGGTGTTCGTCGGCAACAGCCACATCGGCGATTTGCACGGCGTCGTGGCCCGGACCGGCGAAGGCTCCCGAGGACTGACAGCGTTCCTGGTCGAGTCCGAGCGGCCAGGGCTCACCCTGCCCGAGCACCGCCGGACGCTAGGCTTGCACGGATTCAGCTTCGGCGAGCTGCAGTTTGCCGACTGCCGGATTCCCGCGTCCAGCCGGCTCGGTGATGAAGGCCAGGGCGTGGAGGTCGCCTACTCCTCGAGCGTCCTGTACGGGCGCGCGAACCTGACCGCCGTCGCGCTCGGTATCCATGAGGCGATCCTGGAGCAGACCACTCGCTTCACGGAAGACCGGATCCGCTACGGCCAGGCCCTGCATCAACTGCCCACCATCAAGCTGAAGGTCGGGCAGATCCAGTCACGCCTTATGACAGCCCGCCTCGCCGCGTACCACGCCGCTCACCTCCTCGACGCAGGCGAGCCCTGCGACGCCGATTTGATGAATGCCAAGCTCATCAACACGGAATCCGCCCTCGATTCCGCCCGCGCCGCCATGGAAATCCACGCGGCGGCCGGCCTGATGACCGACAGCCCGCTGGAGCGCTACCTGCGCGACGCCTTCCACATCTTCGCGCCCGCCGGCACCTCCGACATCCAACTGTTACGCCTGGCCGAGGTCGCCCTCGGCCAGGCCAAGAGCCCGTGGTCGCAACGCCTGTCCGCCGCCAAAACCCCTGCTCTCACCTGA
- a CDS encoding DUF742 domain-containing protein yields the protein MADGSKLRPYTLTGGRTHADYALQLDTLLAARPSPAEVDLGPEGERIRLLCATPQAVADLAACLGQPIQVAKILASDLLHAQALVIADYDVGLRPDRQLLEDVLAGLRKI from the coding sequence GTGGCGGACGGCTCGAAGCTGCGCCCCTACACGCTCACCGGCGGACGCACGCACGCCGACTACGCCCTGCAGCTGGACACACTGCTGGCCGCCCGGCCATCGCCGGCTGAGGTCGACCTCGGGCCGGAGGGCGAGCGGATCCGCCTGCTGTGCGCGACCCCACAGGCGGTCGCCGATCTCGCCGCGTGCCTGGGCCAGCCCATCCAGGTCGCCAAGATCCTCGCCAGCGACCTGCTCCACGCCCAAGCCCTCGTCATCGCCGACTACGACGTCGGCCTGCGCCCCGACCGACAACTCCTGGAGGATGTCCTTGCCGGCCTACGCAAGATCTGA
- a CDS encoding PIG-L deacetylase family protein: protein MTYVLIVVAHPDDAEIAMGMRIRAYADAGARIRVHCLSTGTPGPTGAAERPEECRAAAAVLGVDAYTFADIPDNQFVERRVEINAGLFEVFAEGRPDIVYTHFPDDQHLDHSITAQEVTTVALREANDLCYLRSPYSVGFEPNKVFVGTKKLLQAKDAALKCFASQSQLDMDAFLIMAAVAHRQYVHHRVVERFPPGSEYTELFRTARQIEFAGREDLPIARQPAACPPRTQEQQP, encoded by the coding sequence GTGACATACGTACTGATTGTCGTGGCCCATCCCGACGACGCCGAGATCGCCATGGGCATGCGCATCCGTGCGTACGCCGACGCCGGGGCGCGCATCCGCGTCCACTGCCTGAGCACGGGCACACCGGGTCCAACCGGGGCGGCGGAGCGGCCTGAGGAGTGCCGGGCCGCCGCGGCTGTCCTGGGTGTCGACGCCTACACCTTCGCCGACATCCCAGACAACCAGTTCGTGGAACGCCGAGTGGAGATCAACGCCGGTCTGTTCGAGGTATTCGCCGAAGGACGGCCAGACATCGTCTACACCCACTTCCCCGACGACCAGCACCTCGACCACAGCATCACCGCACAGGAGGTCACGACGGTCGCCCTGCGCGAAGCAAACGACCTCTGCTACCTCCGCTCCCCCTACAGTGTCGGCTTCGAACCCAACAAGGTATTCGTCGGCACCAAGAAGCTGCTGCAAGCCAAGGACGCCGCCCTGAAGTGTTTCGCCTCGCAGTCCCAACTCGACATGGACGCCTTTTTGATAATGGCCGCAGTCGCCCACCGCCAGTACGTCCACCACAGGGTGGTAGAGCGCTTCCCACCAGGATCGGAATACACCGAGCTCTTCCGCACGGCGAGGCAGATCGAGTTCGCGGGCCGAGAGGACCTCCCCATCGCCCGGCAGCCCGCCGCCTGTCCGCCACGTACTCAGGAGCAGCAGCCATGA
- a CDS encoding SH3 domain-containing protein codes for MIDIRRKIVQRTAIVAATLAMGASASLVSAPSVMASPASVTAMPCKPGKYYQVYRGAGVNIRSGPSTSHRSLGHLYKNDWGKKVDSKRGWIKLKLGKRSKSGLPKGTTGWVASTYLSDCVPTQTS; via the coding sequence GTGATCGACATCAGGAGAAAAATCGTCCAGCGCACGGCCATCGTCGCGGCCACGCTGGCCATGGGCGCCTCGGCCTCCCTCGTCTCGGCCCCCTCCGTCATGGCGTCGCCCGCGAGCGTCACGGCGATGCCGTGCAAGCCCGGGAAGTACTACCAGGTCTACCGCGGCGCCGGCGTGAACATCCGCTCCGGGCCGAGCACCAGCCATCGCAGCCTCGGCCACCTCTACAAGAACGACTGGGGTAAGAAGGTCGACAGTAAGCGCGGCTGGATCAAGCTGAAGCTCGGCAAGCGCTCCAAGTCCGGGCTGCCCAAGGGCACCACCGGTTGGGTCGCCTCGACGTACCTCTCGGACTGCGTGCCGACGCAGACCAGTTGA
- a CDS encoding SH3 domain-containing protein — protein MRLRAPARLATTATLALSVTAGVVATAPAAHAVGEHSKCTVNWSNGESSTVRKNGWNLRSGPGTGYTSRGYLFRGDPVKLLCSRGSWEYVQLSKTSKSGLPPGTRGWAHRSGLGGLA, from the coding sequence ATGCGACTTCGTGCTCCCGCTCGACTTGCCACCACGGCCACGCTTGCCCTGTCGGTGACCGCCGGCGTAGTCGCGACCGCCCCCGCCGCGCACGCAGTCGGCGAGCACTCCAAGTGCACGGTGAACTGGAGCAACGGGGAATCCAGCACGGTCCGCAAGAACGGCTGGAACCTACGAAGCGGCCCCGGCACCGGATACACCAGCCGCGGGTATCTCTTCCGCGGCGACCCGGTGAAGCTCCTCTGCTCGAGGGGCAGTTGGGAATACGTACAGCTGTCGAAGACGTCGAAGAGCGGCCTGCCCCCGGGTACCAGGGGCTGGGCCCACCGCAGCGGCCTCGGCGGCCTCGCCTGA
- a CDS encoding roadblock/LC7 domain-containing protein, with protein sequence MSQHTTELSVLGQMLADFGERIPGVTGSVLVTADGLVHEYAGIEEIDADRLAAGVSGIAALVKGIFQGMPGQVQQTVMEHDGGSLFIMRADGPEQVRNMVGAVLAVRTNPTADASLVGYEMLQWIDRMRTHLHNPVRSTESPSAPGAPRPVQ encoded by the coding sequence ATGTCACAGCACACCACCGAGTTGAGCGTCCTGGGCCAGATGCTGGCCGACTTCGGCGAGCGTATCCCTGGGGTGACCGGCTCCGTCCTGGTGACGGCCGACGGCCTGGTCCACGAGTACGCCGGGATCGAGGAGATCGACGCGGACCGGCTGGCCGCGGGGGTCAGCGGGATCGCGGCCCTGGTGAAGGGGATCTTCCAGGGCATGCCGGGCCAGGTGCAGCAGACCGTCATGGAACACGACGGCGGCAGCCTGTTCATCATGCGGGCGGACGGGCCGGAGCAGGTCCGAAACATGGTCGGAGCAGTGCTTGCCGTGCGCACCAACCCGACGGCGGATGCATCCCTGGTCGGCTACGAGATGCTGCAGTGGATCGACCGGATGCGCACGCACCTACACAACCCTGTCCGCAGCACGGAGAGCCCCTCTGCACCCGGCGCGCCGCGGCCGGTCCAGTGA
- a CDS encoding DNA-binding protein, whose translation MPSPLPTSLAVSDAITHYRQLRELTIDELAYVLRMLDHPTPADALAEMERCARPVTVDDLVAIAYALDTTPAVLLSHIPIDMPEPEGPLATGLPGDVDQFELRAWLEGKTTLDRESRVDWWKERLARIRVRSAHHEEQLQAAYAELRELGDLALQEADAPPVQRLQWRIQDGEHALNQSEVALALTEHRLSNLREEA comes from the coding sequence ATGCCGTCGCCCCTTCCCACGTCCCTTGCTGTGTCCGACGCCATCACCCACTACCGCCAGCTGCGCGAGCTGACCATCGACGAGCTGGCCTATGTGCTCCGGATGCTCGATCACCCGACCCCGGCCGACGCCCTTGCGGAGATGGAGCGATGCGCTCGCCCCGTGACCGTCGACGACCTCGTCGCGATCGCCTACGCGCTCGACACGACCCCCGCGGTGCTGCTGTCGCACATTCCCATCGACATGCCGGAGCCTGAGGGGCCCCTTGCTACGGGTCTCCCCGGCGACGTCGACCAGTTCGAGCTCCGCGCCTGGCTCGAAGGGAAGACCACGCTCGACCGCGAGTCGCGGGTGGACTGGTGGAAAGAACGCCTCGCCCGCATCAGAGTCCGGTCGGCACATCATGAGGAGCAGCTACAGGCTGCGTACGCGGAGCTGCGCGAGCTCGGCGACCTGGCGCTCCAAGAAGCTGACGCCCCGCCTGTGCAGCGCCTGCAGTGGCGCATCCAGGACGGCGAGCATGCGCTCAATCAGTCCGAGGTTGCGCTGGCGCTGACTGAGCATCGGCTCAGCAATCTCCGAGAAGAGGCCTGA
- a CDS encoding integrase, whose translation MTTAPEVDPYCLALPTPATLVVPGHRVVAVHAHLNNQYADPVWSLAPLTDKPSATKTTILWSNCPPVFQDEIRLIAWTMINGQLRPTYVKERGNRFRSRLGGERTAETVRDWSHFATWLTKRDITSLASCNTTVLQEYALHLNEKYSRRDRVERILGALTRLWAFGELSARPTGIARPPWDELGVDDYLPAATSTGGENSVEPIAEQTMGPLLVWAIRMIDDFSADILAAWNEVQRLRDIARTSRATPEGRAALAAFLTPLLAADAPLPSSLNNGQPGLARHYIGGLTGASKNVIDQFVRKHDLIAAVHRRPGRCPLATPVTGRINGSPWRKEIDFSEGASLMRHLGTAAFVALSYLTGMRPDEVLGLRAGCCPDPAPGPDGTVGRHLIRGHEYKTATDEDGNHAPSGAEREVPWVAITPVVNAIRVLEQMVPAGHLLFDHQAHDLLASRAGTGSLKSDALRTRIEDFIVWANEEATTHGVIHEVIPPDPHGNIGMERFRRSLAWHIARRPNGLVALAIQYGHLRTTLVSEGYASRSRGGIHELVDMATVLAVADTVAELHDALEAGEGVSGPAARRAIRTAAQAPRFAGTTINAITARRLLENDSEMIHDNPQALLLCHYRREQALCHRDDVKDTPSLDHCVPGCGNIVRTDQHVARIRERADALDNRAASTPQPVGDRLRVNATKLRAIADHHDRTRVTLQEAS comes from the coding sequence GTGACCACCGCACCTGAGGTTGACCCTTATTGCCTCGCCCTGCCCACGCCCGCCACGCTCGTGGTTCCCGGACACCGCGTCGTTGCTGTTCATGCTCATCTCAACAACCAGTACGCGGATCCGGTCTGGTCCTTGGCCCCGCTCACCGACAAGCCGAGCGCGACCAAGACCACGATCCTTTGGAGCAACTGCCCTCCGGTCTTCCAGGACGAGATACGACTGATCGCCTGGACCATGATCAACGGCCAGCTCAGACCCACATACGTCAAAGAACGAGGCAACCGGTTCCGCTCCCGCCTCGGCGGCGAGCGCACCGCCGAGACGGTGCGCGACTGGTCGCACTTCGCGACATGGCTGACCAAGCGGGACATCACTTCCCTCGCGTCCTGCAACACCACGGTGCTGCAGGAGTACGCCCTGCACCTGAACGAGAAGTACTCCCGCCGGGACCGCGTCGAACGCATCCTGGGCGCCTTGACGCGGCTCTGGGCCTTCGGTGAGCTCTCCGCCCGTCCCACCGGCATCGCCCGGCCGCCCTGGGACGAGTTGGGAGTGGACGATTACCTCCCGGCCGCGACCTCCACCGGCGGGGAAAACAGCGTCGAGCCCATCGCCGAACAGACCATGGGCCCTCTGCTTGTCTGGGCAATCCGCATGATCGACGACTTCTCGGCGGACATCCTTGCCGCCTGGAATGAAGTCCAGCGGCTGCGGGACATCGCCCGCACCAGCCGCGCGACACCAGAAGGGCGAGCCGCCCTGGCCGCCTTCTTGACCCCGCTGCTTGCTGCCGACGCCCCCTTGCCCAGTTCCCTGAACAATGGCCAGCCGGGCCTCGCCCGTCACTACATCGGCGGCCTCACCGGCGCTTCCAAGAACGTCATCGACCAGTTCGTCCGGAAGCACGACCTGATCGCCGCAGTCCACCGCCGACCGGGCCGCTGCCCACTGGCCACGCCCGTGACCGGCCGCATCAACGGCAGCCCTTGGCGGAAGGAGATCGACTTCAGTGAGGGCGCGAGCCTGATGCGGCACCTTGGAACAGCCGCTTTCGTGGCCCTGTCGTATTTGACTGGAATGCGGCCCGATGAAGTTCTCGGGCTGCGGGCCGGCTGCTGCCCCGACCCCGCCCCGGGCCCTGACGGGACGGTCGGTCGGCACTTGATCCGCGGCCACGAATACAAGACCGCGACTGACGAGGACGGCAATCACGCTCCCTCCGGCGCCGAACGCGAAGTGCCCTGGGTCGCGATCACTCCAGTCGTCAACGCCATCCGCGTCCTGGAGCAGATGGTCCCCGCGGGCCACCTGTTGTTTGACCACCAGGCTCACGACCTGCTCGCATCTCGCGCGGGCACCGGCTCTCTGAAGTCCGATGCCCTCCGCACCCGGATCGAGGACTTCATCGTCTGGGCAAACGAGGAGGCAACCACCCACGGCGTGATCCACGAGGTCATCCCGCCCGACCCTCACGGCAACATCGGCATGGAGCGTTTCCGGCGGTCCCTCGCCTGGCACATCGCCCGCCGACCGAACGGCCTGGTCGCTCTCGCGATTCAATATGGGCACCTGCGGACGACCTTGGTCTCAGAGGGGTACGCATCCCGCAGCCGCGGCGGCATCCACGAACTGGTCGACATGGCGACGGTCCTGGCCGTCGCCGACACCGTTGCCGAACTCCACGACGCCCTCGAAGCCGGTGAAGGCGTCTCCGGGCCTGCGGCCCGGAGGGCCATCAGAACTGCCGCTCAGGCGCCGCGATTTGCCGGAACCACAATCAACGCGATCACTGCCCGTCGTCTCCTGGAGAACGACAGCGAGATGATCCACGACAATCCGCAAGCCCTCCTGCTCTGCCACTACCGGCGCGAACAGGCCCTATGCCACCGCGATGACGTCAAGGACACCCCCAGCCTGGACCACTGTGTTCCCGGCTGCGGGAACATCGTCCGCACCGATCAGCACGTCGCCCGGATCCGCGAGCGAGCCGATGCGCTCGACAACCGTGCCGCCAGCACCCCCCAGCCAGTTGGCGACCGGCTGCGAGTCAACGCCACCAAACTCCGGGCCATCGCCGACCACCACGACCGCACCCGCGTCACACTTCAGGAAGCCTCATGA
- a CDS encoding site-specific integrase, translating to MDPLLSLYVQSRPFSGYTVETKRNYTTDIALLLTALWSRGKTWLEATSKDLENYEDWRRFASANPDRIGGSKWDRELSAIMSLYSWAKKAGYLTRNPVLMKQVLGRNGESLLVPEQRADDARPSNVHWLTPRTWRRWIDVGLRGHTREGAPEPGWVGRLEDRNVAFARTLVSSGLRLGEGSSLLTFEVPKRRLGGGRYYRGQVAAEVTRSKKQRTYYVSSEAIGDVESYVASSRAWAVRKAQKAGRYDRLPEMRMLLEVTRGLKPKVRWCDRNGVIGERELNLLTWQERTLLFEDRSNGPEPLWLWLNERGLPFEPSSWESVFRTANERCERVLTPPEHLRKDPHQVFAPYATPHAARHSFALFMLVVLNHLLDQRYGLTPEERRDFRLLYGDPWFMVQNLLGHASRDTTVKHYLAPVADLQLRAMLATAEDRIEAPMPELDAVFARIARESEGIQDIDDRMQPATGGAA from the coding sequence GTGGATCCGCTGCTGTCTCTGTACGTGCAGTCGCGTCCTTTCAGCGGGTACACGGTCGAGACGAAGCGGAACTACACAACGGATATCGCCCTGTTGTTGACCGCGCTGTGGTCCCGAGGGAAGACGTGGCTCGAGGCGACGTCGAAGGATCTGGAGAATTACGAGGACTGGCGCCGTTTCGCTTCGGCGAACCCGGACCGTATTGGCGGCTCGAAGTGGGACCGGGAACTGTCCGCAATCATGAGTTTGTACTCGTGGGCGAAGAAGGCGGGCTATCTCACGCGCAATCCGGTCCTCATGAAGCAGGTGCTCGGGCGGAACGGGGAGAGCCTGCTGGTCCCCGAGCAGAGGGCGGATGACGCCCGACCGAGCAACGTGCACTGGCTGACGCCGAGGACCTGGCGCCGCTGGATCGACGTCGGGCTTCGCGGCCATACCCGTGAGGGGGCGCCGGAGCCGGGCTGGGTGGGCCGGCTGGAGGACCGCAACGTGGCTTTTGCTCGGACGTTAGTCTCCTCGGGCCTGCGGCTGGGCGAGGGCAGCTCTCTGCTGACGTTCGAGGTTCCGAAACGACGGCTGGGCGGCGGCCGTTACTACCGCGGCCAAGTCGCCGCCGAGGTGACTCGGTCGAAGAAGCAACGCACGTATTACGTCTCCTCCGAGGCGATTGGGGACGTGGAGTCGTACGTCGCGTCGTCGCGGGCCTGGGCGGTGCGGAAGGCTCAGAAGGCCGGCCGTTATGACCGTCTGCCCGAGATGCGGATGCTGTTGGAGGTGACCCGGGGGCTGAAGCCGAAGGTCCGTTGGTGCGATCGGAACGGTGTGATCGGGGAACGGGAACTCAACCTGCTGACTTGGCAGGAGAGGACGCTGCTGTTCGAGGACAGGTCGAATGGTCCTGAGCCGTTATGGCTCTGGTTGAACGAGCGCGGGCTGCCGTTCGAGCCGTCGTCGTGGGAGAGCGTCTTCCGCACGGCGAACGAACGCTGCGAGCGAGTACTCACCCCGCCCGAGCACCTGCGGAAGGACCCGCACCAGGTCTTCGCGCCCTACGCGACCCCGCACGCCGCCCGGCATTCTTTTGCCCTGTTCATGCTGGTTGTTCTGAACCATCTGCTGGATCAGCGCTACGGACTGACTCCGGAGGAACGCCGGGATTTCCGTCTGCTCTACGGCGATCCGTGGTTCATGGTCCAGAATTTGCTGGGTCACGCCTCGCGGGACACGACGGTCAAGCATTACCTCGCGCCCGTCGCGGATCTGCAACTGCGGGCGATGCTGGCCACGGCCGAGGATCGCATCGAGGCGCCGATGCCCGAGCTGGATGCCGTCTTCGCCCGCATCGCCCGGGAGTCGGAGGGCATCCAGGACATCGACGACCGCATGCAGCCCGCCACAGGCGGTGCCGCATGA
- a CDS encoding MFS transporter, with amino-acid sequence MSTTVLRVTESAPVPRAPRWPPAIWALLGGTFVVRALGYSYPFMAYHLAEIHFSTQSIGQILATFGAGWLAGQLLCGWLADRIGRRSTLVAAMLLAALVLPLLAAARAPIAVYGGAFVVGLVYDAPRPVVSAAIADLITEPARRAKINAARHFVINVGAALTGCVGGLLVKPVGMTTLFWANSAACVTFCAIALRYLDREQCRETAARGRGWGRAALRDGRLWLLSLSSLATLTCAAALFSALPMLMSEDGLDASAYGLTQVANALTVVVATPLMAPWLSRRADTGAPMVRLLALSAVLLGVGMGSAALASTTLEYSLAVMLAVPGEIIFFVCADNILNLIAPASARGIYHGAWGTTLAGAVIVAPAMTAWALGHGGKSLAAASIFTAGLLGAALCLPLAALLHRWSAPPALPASPAAWKPKGADL; translated from the coding sequence GTGTCCACCACCGTCTTGCGCGTGACCGAATCGGCCCCTGTCCCCAGAGCGCCCCGCTGGCCTCCGGCGATCTGGGCGCTGCTCGGCGGCACATTCGTGGTACGCGCCCTTGGCTACAGCTACCCCTTCATGGCCTACCACCTGGCCGAGATCCACTTCAGCACGCAGAGCATCGGCCAGATCCTGGCGACCTTCGGCGCAGGCTGGCTGGCTGGACAACTGCTGTGCGGCTGGCTGGCCGACCGGATCGGGCGTCGCTCGACGCTCGTTGCGGCCATGCTGCTGGCCGCACTCGTACTTCCCCTGCTGGCCGCGGCCCGGGCACCGATCGCCGTCTACGGCGGAGCCTTTGTCGTCGGGCTCGTCTACGACGCCCCCCGGCCAGTGGTCTCCGCCGCCATCGCAGACCTCATCACCGAGCCTGCACGACGCGCCAAGATCAACGCCGCCCGCCACTTCGTCATCAACGTAGGCGCCGCACTCACCGGTTGCGTGGGCGGCCTCCTCGTGAAGCCGGTCGGCATGACCACCCTGTTCTGGGCCAACTCGGCTGCCTGCGTGACGTTTTGCGCTATCGCCCTGCGATACCTGGATCGAGAACAGTGCCGGGAAACGGCTGCACGGGGACGTGGGTGGGGCCGGGCGGCGCTGAGGGACGGCCGGCTGTGGCTGCTGTCGCTGTCGAGCCTGGCCACCTTGACCTGCGCGGCCGCCCTCTTCTCTGCGTTGCCGATGTTGATGTCCGAGGACGGCCTGGACGCCTCGGCCTACGGGCTGACGCAAGTGGCCAACGCGCTCACGGTCGTTGTGGCCACCCCGCTGATGGCGCCCTGGTTGAGCCGACGGGCCGACACCGGAGCCCCCATGGTCCGACTGCTGGCGCTCAGCGCGGTGCTGCTCGGGGTGGGCATGGGCAGTGCCGCACTCGCCAGCACCACTCTCGAGTACAGCCTCGCGGTCATGCTCGCCGTCCCCGGCGAGATCATCTTCTTCGTTTGCGCGGACAACATCCTCAACCTCATCGCCCCCGCCAGCGCGCGCGGCATCTATCACGGCGCCTGGGGCACCACCCTGGCCGGCGCCGTGATCGTGGCCCCCGCCATGACCGCCTGGGCGCTGGGGCACGGCGGCAAGTCCCTGGCCGCCGCCTCGATCTTCACGGCGGGCCTGCTGGGCGCGGCCCTGTGCCTGCCGCTGGCCGCGTTGCTGCATCGCTGGTCGGCGCCGCCCGCACTCCCGGCGAGTCCCGCGGCCTGGAAGCCGAAGGGGGCGGACCTGTGA
- a CDS encoding GTP-binding protein, whose protein sequence is MPAYARSEATPPRVHKAKIVVAGGFGTGKTTLVGAVSEVKPLLTEAPMTQASESVDALSGVESKTTTTVAMDFGRITLPTPGAAPDIVLMLFGTPGQDRFHHIWNDLSHRAVGAVVLVDTRRLTDAFGIVAYFEGQQLPFLVAVNLFDNAPRYLLDEVREALRLDASVPVIACDARDRQSVLNVLTSLVRHALIRLPASPHPVLGVRR, encoded by the coding sequence TTGCCGGCCTACGCAAGATCTGAGGCCACACCCCCACGCGTCCACAAGGCCAAGATCGTTGTGGCCGGTGGGTTCGGCACCGGCAAGACGACCTTGGTCGGCGCGGTCAGCGAGGTCAAGCCCCTGCTCACCGAGGCTCCGATGACGCAAGCCAGCGAAAGCGTCGACGCCTTGTCCGGGGTGGAGTCCAAGACCACTACGACCGTGGCCATGGACTTCGGAAGGATCACCCTCCCCACGCCGGGAGCCGCCCCGGACATCGTGCTGATGCTGTTCGGCACCCCAGGGCAGGACCGATTCCATCACATCTGGAACGACCTCTCCCACCGCGCAGTCGGCGCCGTTGTGCTGGTCGACACACGACGCCTGACCGACGCCTTCGGCATCGTGGCCTACTTCGAAGGCCAGCAACTGCCCTTCCTCGTCGCGGTGAACTTGTTCGACAACGCTCCCCGCTACCTGCTCGACGAAGTCCGTGAGGCCCTGCGCCTGGACGCGAGCGTGCCAGTCATCGCCTGTGATGCCCGCGACCGTCAGTCCGTCCTCAACGTCCTCACCAGCCTTGTCCGCCATGCCCTCATCCGACTGCCTGCCTCCCCGCACCCCGTCCTCGGAGTCCGCCGATGA
- a CDS encoding AAA family ATPase, which yields MIVWLNGAFGGGKTTTAALLRARCDGSVIADPESIGDLLRTTLNQHPSRRRDYQDYRMWRVLVAALCLELDRYTHGGPVIVPMTLLRQDYATDIFQQLETADIEVRHLLLHADSATIADRIRSSMEFPGSEEKSEQVRQFRRRKLPDYVQAYGAWLHGGAEVIDTSGLNPDQVSARALDLLRSS from the coding sequence ATGATCGTCTGGTTGAACGGCGCATTCGGTGGTGGGAAGACGACGACGGCCGCCCTGCTCCGTGCACGGTGTGACGGCAGTGTCATCGCCGACCCCGAAAGCATCGGCGATCTCCTGCGCACCACTTTGAATCAGCACCCCTCACGTAGGCGGGACTACCAGGACTACCGCATGTGGCGGGTCCTGGTCGCTGCCCTGTGCCTGGAGCTCGACCGATACACGCACGGCGGCCCGGTGATCGTGCCGATGACGCTGCTGCGCCAGGACTACGCCACGGACATCTTCCAGCAGCTGGAAACGGCGGACATCGAAGTGCGCCACCTGCTGCTGCACGCCGACTCCGCGACCATCGCCGACCGCATCAGGTCCAGCATGGAGTTCCCCGGAAGCGAGGAGAAGAGCGAGCAGGTCCGCCAGTTCCGGCGCAGGAAGCTACCTGACTATGTGCAGGCCTACGGTGCCTGGCTCCATGGGGGCGCCGAGGTCATCGACACCTCGGGCCTTAACCCCGATCAAGTTAGCGCGCGGGCCCTCGACTTGCTGCGGTCTTCGTGA